One Misgurnus anguillicaudatus chromosome 19, ASM2758022v2, whole genome shotgun sequence genomic region harbors:
- the LOC141351269 gene encoding E3 SUMO-protein ligase ZBED1-like has product MIKRYLEQQAAVTAALLSNDVRRNVRDIDTLDGSDIRDAEDIVNLLKPLKTATTVLCDEKNPTVSLIVPLKHMIEHNMASKEDSPTVSNIKKAILNNLHNRYTSEYNHLLECPALDPRFRALPHLEKDQRDDVFHRLKEKAVLVLQNKDEGKEGASGHPPASLA; this is encoded by the exons ATGATCAAACGCTACCTCGAACAGCAAGCGGCTGTAACAGCAGCTCTTCTGAGCAACGACGTTCGACGAAATGTCCGTGACATCGATACTTTGGATGGCTCAGACATCCGTGATGCGGAGGACATTGTGAACCTTTTAAAGCCACTCAAAACAGCCACAACTGTGCTGTGTGACGAAAAAAACCCCACTGTGTCTCTCATTGTGCCCTTAAAGCATATGATCGAGCATAACATGGCATCTAAAGAAGATTCCCCCACTGTGAGCAACATAAAGAAAGCTATACTGAACAACCTTCACAACAGATACACTTCAGAGTACAACCACCTGCTGGAGTGCCCCGCATTAGACCCCAGATTCCGGGCTCTGCCTCATCTAGAGAAAGACCAACGCGATGATGTATTCCACAGACTGAAGGAGAAAGCTGTACTGGTGTTGCAGAACAAG GATGAGGGCAAAGAAGGTGCCAGTGGTCACCCCCCtgctagtctcgcgtag